A genome region from Deinococcus sp. KNUC1210 includes the following:
- a CDS encoding glucose-1-phosphate thymidylyltransferase, with amino-acid sequence MKAIIPAAGFGTRMRPLTFTRPKPVLNVAGKPIIVHAIETLLAAGITEIGIVVSEITRPAVQQAVEDVPGVQIEFLEQAEMLGLGHAVLMGREWVGQDDVCVYLGDNLFQRGVGSFVETFQRERPDAVIGLVEVENPRAFGVAELDGKRIVRLVEKPAVPPSNLAVAGVYCFSAHIFEELARLKPSARGEYEITDAIQALIDGGRTVLGETVLGWWKDTGQPRDLIEANHLLLEKLEGNIQGNVEDSRLSGPIVLAHSAVIRNSKIVGPAMIGEGVIIEDAYIGPFTSIGAGSVIRHAEVEHSVIERDCVIEHVETRLQDCLIGLRAVVRGGRRIPKTLKLTLSDESIVELT; translated from the coding sequence ATGAAAGCAATCATCCCCGCTGCAGGTTTCGGCACCCGGATGCGGCCCCTGACCTTCACTCGTCCCAAGCCGGTGTTGAATGTAGCGGGAAAGCCCATCATCGTCCATGCTATCGAAACGCTGCTGGCCGCTGGCATTACCGAGATCGGCATCGTCGTTTCCGAGATTACCCGTCCGGCAGTGCAGCAGGCGGTCGAGGATGTGCCGGGTGTGCAGATCGAATTTCTGGAACAGGCCGAGATGCTGGGGCTGGGTCACGCTGTTCTGATGGGGCGCGAATGGGTCGGACAGGACGACGTCTGCGTGTATCTGGGCGACAACTTGTTTCAGAGGGGTGTCGGCAGTTTTGTCGAGACCTTTCAGCGCGAGCGGCCCGACGCGGTCATCGGACTGGTCGAGGTCGAGAACCCACGCGCCTTCGGAGTGGCGGAACTGGACGGCAAGCGCATCGTGCGGCTGGTCGAAAAACCTGCCGTCCCGCCGTCCAATCTGGCTGTAGCGGGCGTGTACTGCTTCTCGGCGCATATCTTCGAGGAGCTGGCGCGGCTCAAGCCCTCGGCACGGGGCGAATACGAGATCACCGATGCCATTCAGGCGCTGATCGACGGAGGCCGGACGGTGCTGGGCGAGACGGTGCTGGGCTGGTGGAAGGACACCGGACAGCCGCGCGACCTGATCGAAGCGAACCATCTATTGCTGGAGAAGCTGGAAGGCAACATTCAGGGCAACGTCGAGGATTCGCGGCTGAGCGGCCCGATTGTATTGGCCCACAGCGCCGTCATCCGCAACAGCAAGATCGTCGGCCCCGCCATGATCGGTGAAGGCGTCATCATCGAGGACGCCTATATCGGTCCTTTCACCAGCATCGGCGCGGGCAGCGTGATCCGGCATGCCGAGGTGGAACACAGCGTCATCGAGCGCGACTGCGTGATCGAGCATGTGGAAACCCGCCTTCAGGACTGCCTGATCGGTCTCAGGGCAGTGGTGCGCGGCGGAAGGCGGATTCCCAAGACGCTGAAACTGACGCTGTCGGATGAAAGCATCGTCGAGTTGACCTGA
- a CDS encoding phosphoglucomutase/phosphomannomutase family protein has product MPIKFGTDGWRDIIAQDFTYANVALVAAAHARYLRSQGGTDVVIGYDTRFQGEGFAGVAAAAMSQAGLNVHLAAAYVPTPALSYAVKVLGAAGGVMITASHNPPPYSGYKLKGPYGGSATPAIVAQVEAQVEAAGQKNEVSSADVVSRPGTITPLAVQADYFRALDGLLDLEALRAYRGRVFHDAMGGAGAGWIEAYLKHAALPAEFVALRGEPTPLFYGVNPEPIPQNLEATMQRLSDETGTTFAVVTDGDADRVGAVTAGGEFFNSHQIFAVLLKHLYDKGLRGRVVKTVSGSGIIDRLCAVLGLDVVETPVGFKYITDAFLEGEENPELAVLMGGEESGGLASRGHIPERDGILNGLLLLEAVASSGQSLPQLFSEIETLTGFRHFYGRNDLQLQLGQSREALKAQIETLTELAGHRVERVVTKDGVKLLLSGDAFAMFRFSGTEPVVRVYVEAQTAEDQQLLLKTATALLHV; this is encoded by the coding sequence ATGCCGATTAAATTTGGAACGGATGGCTGGCGAGACATTATCGCCCAGGACTTTACTTACGCGAACGTTGCACTCGTGGCAGCGGCCCACGCACGCTATCTGCGCTCTCAGGGCGGCACCGACGTGGTCATCGGCTACGACACCCGCTTTCAGGGTGAGGGCTTTGCCGGTGTGGCTGCCGCCGCCATGTCGCAGGCAGGCCTGAATGTGCATCTGGCAGCAGCATATGTTCCGACGCCTGCCCTGTCTTACGCGGTCAAGGTGCTCGGTGCGGCGGGGGGCGTCATGATCACGGCGAGCCATAACCCACCTCCCTACAGCGGTTACAAGCTCAAAGGACCTTATGGCGGCAGCGCCACTCCAGCCATCGTGGCGCAGGTCGAGGCACAGGTCGAGGCCGCTGGACAGAAGAATGAGGTCAGCAGTGCAGACGTGGTGAGCAGGCCGGGCACGATCACGCCGCTGGCTGTGCAGGCCGACTATTTTCGGGCGCTCGATGGGCTGCTCGATCTGGAGGCGCTGCGTGCGTACCGGGGCAGGGTCTTCCACGATGCGATGGGCGGGGCGGGAGCCGGCTGGATCGAGGCCTATCTGAAGCATGCCGCGCTGCCAGCCGAGTTCGTGGCGCTGCGGGGCGAGCCGACCCCCCTGTTCTACGGCGTCAACCCGGAACCGATTCCGCAGAATCTGGAAGCGACAATGCAGCGCCTGTCCGATGAAACGGGCACGACGTTCGCAGTCGTGACGGATGGAGACGCTGACCGAGTCGGAGCCGTGACAGCAGGCGGAGAGTTCTTCAACAGCCATCAGATCTTCGCGGTGCTGCTCAAGCATCTGTACGACAAGGGCCTGCGCGGGCGTGTGGTCAAGACGGTGTCGGGCAGCGGCATCATCGACCGCCTGTGCGCGGTCCTGGGTCTGGACGTGGTCGAAACGCCGGTCGGGTTCAAGTACATCACCGACGCCTTTCTGGAAGGCGAGGAGAACCCTGAGCTGGCAGTGTTGATGGGGGGTGAAGAATCAGGCGGTCTGGCTTCGCGGGGTCATATTCCGGAGCGTGACGGAATTTTGAACGGGCTGCTGCTGCTGGAAGCGGTCGCGAGCAGCGGTCAATCGTTGCCACAGTTATTCTCCGAGATCGAGACGCTGACTGGCTTTAGGCATTTCTACGGGCGCAACGATCTGCAACTCCAGCTGGGGCAAAGCCGCGAGGCGCTGAAGGCTCAGATCGAGACGCTGACAGAACTGGCAGGCCACCGCGTCGAACGCGTCGTGACCAAGGATGGTGTAAAACTGCTGCTCTCGGGCGACGCCTTCGCTATGTTCCGCTTTTCTGGAACTGAGCCGGTGGTGCGCGTCTATGTAGAGGCTCAGACGGCTGAAGATCAGCAGCTCTTACTTAAAACAGCCACCGCTCTGCTCCACGTCTGA